One part of the Clostridia bacterium genome encodes these proteins:
- a CDS encoding YraN family protein: MKKREKGNLGESIASLYLSLKGYKILKRNYTLKGGEIDIIASKNDEIVIIEVKTRKNDNFGAPKEAVDKNKAKHIIYGTKVFLNKNFLFDKKVRFDIIEVYLPKLKINHIKHAFEIF; the protein is encoded by the coding sequence ATGAAAAAAAGAGAAAAAGGTAACTTAGGCGAAAGTATTGCATCTTTATACCTTAGTTTAAAAGGCTATAAAATCTTAAAAAGAAATTATACTCTAAAAGGCGGAGAAATAGATATAATAGCCTCAAAAAATGATGAAATTGTAATTATAGAAGTAAAAACAAGAAAAAATGATAATTTTGGCGCTCCGAAAGAAGCAGTTGATAAAAATAAAGCAAAGCATATAATATATGGAACCAAAGTATTTTTAAATAAAAATTTTTTATTTGATAAAAAGGTAAGGTTTGATATAATCGAAGTTTATCTTCCAAAACTTAAAATTAATCATATTAAACACGCTTTTGAAATTTTTTAA
- a CDS encoding ribonuclease HII → MSLIEFDREIKKEGYNIICGVDEAGRGPLAGPVYACAIIMKEDFIIPDVNDSKKLTEKKREALYDIILENAYCYSVASVDEEEIDRINILNATLKAMDMAINNLKIKPDLALIDGNQNRGIILNNRTVVKGDAKSYNIAAASIIAKVSRDRFILKMDEIYPEYGFKNHKGYGTKEHMEALRKYGPLKIHRKTFLKNL, encoded by the coding sequence ATGAGCCTTATAGAATTTGACAGAGAAATTAAAAAAGAAGGATATAATATAATATGCGGGGTAGATGAAGCAGGAAGAGGTCCTCTTGCAGGTCCTGTGTATGCCTGTGCAATAATTATGAAAGAAGACTTCATAATACCTGATGTTAACGACTCTAAAAAACTTACCGAGAAGAAAAGAGAAGCGCTTTACGATATAATTTTAGAAAACGCATATTGTTATTCTGTCGCATCAGTAGACGAGGAAGAAATTGACAGGATAAATATTTTAAATGCCACATTAAAAGCAATGGATATGGCTATAAATAACCTTAAAATAAAGCCTGATTTAGCTTTGATTGACGGAAACCAAAACAGAGGTATTATCTTAAATAACCGTACAGTGGTAAAAGGCGATGCAAAATCATATAATATTGCAGCAGCATCTATAATTGCAAAAGTAAGCAGGGACAGATTTATTTTAAAAATGGATGAAATCTATCCAGAATACGGTTTTAAAAATCATAAAGGCTACGGTACAAAAGAGCATATGGAAGCATTAAGAAAATACGGGCCTTTAAAAATTCACAGAAAGACTTTTTTAAAAAACCTATGA